One stretch of Acidobacteriota bacterium DNA includes these proteins:
- a CDS encoding phosphatidylserine synthase — MKLLVQPGDGVRPLVKAIEKAKKSIQVVIFRFDRLEIEKALEDAVKRGVSVDALIAFTNRGGEKNLRKLEMRFLECGVTVARTADDLVRYHGKMMIIDGKELHLLAFNFTQIDTERSRSFAFITHDKELIKEAEDLFDCDCKRRPYKPSSSRFLVSPLNAREELANFIEGAKKELLIYDVKISDREMIKLLEERARDGVEVRVIGKMARHSSQMSVRQLKDLRLHTRIIVRDRKEAFIGSQSLRELELDSRREIGAMFRDAEAIAKIIDVFEADWKSGVVATGDEADDVVKPPAAKVAKKVAKAVTKILPPVAPVVEEVVKDVLKAGNGIPIDHEDIEETVKDAVKQAVKQVVRETVEDVVEQQREPEA; from the coding sequence TTGAAATTGCTAGTCCAGCCGGGTGACGGCGTTAGGCCGCTCGTTAAGGCCATCGAAAAAGCCAAAAAAAGCATTCAGGTTGTCATCTTCCGATTCGACCGCCTGGAGATCGAGAAAGCGCTCGAGGATGCTGTTAAGCGAGGTGTATCGGTAGACGCCCTCATCGCGTTTACCAACCGAGGTGGAGAGAAAAACCTCCGCAAGCTGGAAATGCGCTTCCTGGAATGCGGTGTGACCGTCGCGCGCACCGCGGATGACCTCGTCCGCTACCACGGCAAGATGATGATCATCGATGGCAAGGAGCTACATCTGCTCGCGTTCAATTTCACCCAGATCGATACCGAACGCAGCCGCAGCTTTGCATTCATCACGCACGACAAGGAGCTCATCAAGGAAGCTGAAGATTTGTTCGACTGTGACTGCAAGCGGCGTCCCTATAAACCGAGTTCGTCCCGCTTCCTGGTCAGTCCACTGAATGCTCGCGAAGAGCTCGCCAATTTCATCGAAGGAGCCAAAAAGGAACTTCTGATTTACGACGTGAAAATAAGCGATCGCGAGATGATCAAGCTGCTGGAGGAGCGTGCCCGTGACGGGGTGGAGGTCCGCGTAATCGGGAAGATGGCCCGCCATAGCAGCCAGATGTCAGTCAGACAACTTAAAGACCTTCGCCTGCACACACGAATTATTGTTCGAGATCGCAAAGAGGCCTTCATCGGAAGCCAAAGCCTGCGCGAGCTGGAGCTCGATTCACGTCGCGAGATCGGCGCGATGTTTCGCGATGCGGAGGCCATCGCTAAGATCATTGACGTCTTCGAAGCTGATTGGAAATCCGGCGTAGTAGCAACGGGAGATGAAGCCGACGATGTCGTGAAGCCCCCTGCGGCCAAGGTGGCAAAGAAAGTGGCCAAAGCTGTGACGAAGATACTTCCGCCGGTAGCCCCGGTTGTAGAAGAAGTCGTGAAGGACGTTCTGAAAGCAGGTAACGGTATTCCCATCGATCACGAAGATATTGAAGAAACCGTCAAAGATGCCGTGAAGCAGGCTGTGAAACAAGTCGTGCGCGAGACCGTCGAGGATGTAGTCGAACAACAACGCGAACCGGAAGCATAA
- a CDS encoding metallophosphoesterase translates to MTRRILSIAALVILGCGVISLHPRSELAAIFASHETAPASGVAVDVKLPLEQKSVRFAVIGDNGTGDKPQYEVAAEMEAYRKVVGYDFVTMMGDNIYGSHKPKDIERKFETPYKPLLDAGVKFYACLGNHDDSNETLYKNFNMNSQHYYSFKKGDVQFFVLDSNYMDSKQLDWINNQISGSTAKWKIAYFHHPLYSDGRFHGPDLDLRKQLMPIFEKYGVNVVMSGHDHVYERFKPEEGIYFFLVGNSGELRYHNLRQGSNIMAVGFDTDQTFMLVEISGDKLYFQTISRTGQTVDSGVLLHQPKPQTPLQAQQQVH, encoded by the coding sequence ATGACCCGCCGGATCCTCTCAATTGCAGCTCTCGTCATTCTTGGATGCGGCGTTATCTCCCTTCACCCGCGCTCTGAGCTTGCCGCCATCTTCGCGTCTCATGAAACTGCGCCTGCCAGTGGAGTGGCGGTCGATGTGAAGCTGCCTCTGGAGCAGAAATCTGTCCGCTTTGCTGTGATTGGCGACAACGGAACTGGCGACAAACCGCAATATGAAGTGGCTGCGGAGATGGAGGCTTACCGCAAAGTTGTCGGTTATGATTTCGTGACCATGATGGGCGACAACATCTATGGAAGTCACAAGCCCAAGGATATCGAGCGCAAATTCGAGACTCCCTACAAGCCTCTGCTTGATGCCGGAGTGAAGTTTTACGCTTGCCTGGGCAATCACGACGACTCGAACGAAACCTTGTACAAAAATTTCAACATGAACAGCCAGCACTACTACTCGTTCAAGAAAGGCGACGTCCAGTTTTTCGTTCTCGACAGCAACTATATGGACTCGAAGCAGCTTGATTGGATCAACAATCAGATCAGCGGTTCAACGGCGAAGTGGAAGATCGCCTACTTTCACCATCCGCTATATTCCGATGGACGTTTTCACGGCCCCGATCTAGACCTGCGCAAACAACTCATGCCGATCTTCGAGAAGTACGGCGTGAACGTAGTGATGTCTGGTCATGATCACGTCTATGAGCGCTTCAAGCCCGAAGAAGGAATCTACTTCTTTCTCGTGGGGAACTCAGGCGAGCTCCGCTACCACAACCTGCGCCAGGGTTCCAACATCATGGCAGTGGGCTTCGATACCGACCAAACATTCATGCTCGTCGAAATCAGTGGCGATAAACTGTATTTCCAAACGATCTCCCGAACCGGACAGACGGTTGATTCCGGCGTGCTGCTACATCAACCGAAACCACAGACTCCACTTCAGGCCCAGCAGCAGGTTCACTAG